In Dehalogenimonas etheniformans, one genomic interval encodes:
- a CDS encoding ammonium transporter: MDTGDTAWLLVSTALVMLMTPGLALFYGGMVRRKNLISTLMLSFSVLALVGVLWIVFGYTLGFGPDIGGFIGNLHFFGMNNVGEAPSDVYATTVPHLIFMMFQGMFAIITVALITGAVVERIKFSALMAFAAVWLALIYGPISHWVWGGGWLAKLGVLDFAGGTVVHINAGVSALALVFLLGARKGFKKETMEPNNIPMVLIGASLLWFGWFGFNAGSALGSNGLAADALVTTNTAAAMAALTWILLSWRQRRPTLLGAATGAVVGLVAITPAAGYVTPLSAIAIGAIAACASYFAMNWRSKRNFDDSLDVFACHGVGGIVGALATGLFATAAVNAAGFDGLFNGNAIQLGKQALGVLATGSFAFIGTLIIGKFIDKTIGLRVTEVEEVVGLDLSQHGERAYGGIK, translated from the coding sequence TTGGACACGGGTGATACGGCCTGGCTCCTCGTCTCAACGGCGCTGGTGATGCTAATGACGCCGGGATTAGCCTTATTCTACGGCGGTATGGTCCGGCGCAAAAATCTCATCTCGACCCTTATGTTGAGCTTTTCAGTCCTGGCTCTGGTCGGTGTGTTGTGGATAGTCTTCGGCTACACACTGGGTTTTGGTCCCGATATCGGCGGTTTTATCGGAAACCTTCATTTCTTCGGCATGAACAACGTCGGCGAGGCTCCCTCGGACGTCTATGCGACGACCGTTCCCCATCTTATCTTCATGATGTTTCAGGGCATGTTCGCCATCATCACCGTCGCCCTGATCACCGGGGCCGTGGTGGAACGCATCAAGTTTTCGGCGCTCATGGCTTTTGCAGCGGTTTGGCTGGCACTGATCTACGGCCCAATTTCGCATTGGGTCTGGGGCGGCGGTTGGCTGGCTAAACTGGGCGTTTTAGATTTTGCCGGAGGAACGGTAGTCCACATCAATGCAGGCGTATCCGCCCTGGCTCTGGTGTTCCTGCTGGGCGCCCGCAAGGGTTTCAAAAAGGAAACCATGGAGCCAAATAACATTCCGATGGTGTTGATCGGCGCCTCGCTGCTATGGTTCGGCTGGTTCGGCTTTAACGCGGGCAGCGCATTAGGCTCGAACGGACTGGCCGCCGATGCCCTCGTAACCACCAACACCGCTGCGGCGATGGCCGCCCTGACCTGGATCCTGCTCTCCTGGCGGCAACGCCGTCCTACGTTGCTCGGTGCCGCGACGGGCGCGGTGGTGGGACTTGTGGCCATAACTCCGGCGGCCGGTTACGTCACACCTCTGTCTGCCATTGCTATCGGCGCCATCGCAGCATGCGCTTCATACTTTGCTATGAATTGGCGCAGCAAGCGTAACTTCGACGATTCCCTGGATGTGTTTGCCTGCCACGGCGTGGGCGGTATTGTGGGGGCGCTGGCTACCGGGCTTTTTGCGACGGCAGCGGTGAACGCCGCCGGTTTTGACGGGTTATTCAATGGGAACGCGATCCAACTTGGCAAACAGGCTCTGGGCGTGCTTGCGACGGGCAGTTTCGCCTTCATCGGCACACTCATTATCGGCAAGTTCATAGACAAGACCATAGGCTTACGGGTAACCGAAGTCGAAGAAGTAGTGGGCCTCGATCTATCCCAACATGGCGAACGGGCTTACGGGGGGATCAAATAG
- a CDS encoding glutamate synthase-related protein, giving the protein MRTLVPAKFIVERDADKCIKCQVCVNQCTFESHYYDAEEDDVKTRAGKCIGCHRCVLFCPTGALNVRRSPLEYRDNYSWIPEYIEDIQKQAEQGGMILTGMGKDKPQRIYWDHLVLNASQVTNPSIDSLREPMEMTTYLGSKPDKIEIDLATGSLKTKLAPQVKLDFPVMFSAMSYGAVSLNVQHSLARAAVEAGTMWNTGEGGLHQSLVKYGNNTIVQVASGRFGVYSDYLKAARIVEIKIGQGAKPGIGGHLPGEKVSAEVSLTRMIPQGTDALSPCPHHDIYSIEDLSQLIYALKEATNYTKPISVKIAAVHNSAAIASGMVRAGADIIVLDGIRGATGAAPKAIRDNVGIPIELALASVDSRLRAEGIRNQASLVISGGIRNSGDVAKAIALGADAVNIGTAALVALGCRVCQQCYTGKCAWGICTSDLKLTKRINPEIGARRLVNLLRGWKLEIDDMLGGMGVNAIESLRGNRLHLRGVDLNEKELEILGVRMAGE; this is encoded by the coding sequence ATGAGAACGTTAGTACCCGCCAAATTTATCGTCGAACGTGACGCCGACAAGTGCATCAAATGCCAAGTTTGCGTGAACCAATGCACTTTCGAAAGCCACTATTACGATGCTGAGGAAGACGACGTAAAAACCCGCGCCGGCAAATGCATCGGCTGTCACCGATGTGTATTGTTTTGTCCCACAGGCGCCCTAAACGTGAGGCGCAGCCCACTGGAATACCGCGACAACTACAGCTGGATCCCAGAATATATCGAAGACATCCAGAAGCAGGCGGAACAGGGCGGCATGATCCTGACCGGCATGGGTAAGGACAAGCCACAACGCATTTATTGGGACCACCTGGTGCTAAACGCCTCACAGGTGACTAATCCGTCCATCGACTCCCTACGCGAACCGATGGAAATGACCACCTACCTGGGAAGCAAACCTGACAAAATCGAGATCGACCTGGCAACCGGTTCTTTGAAAACAAAACTAGCGCCGCAGGTTAAACTCGATTTCCCGGTGATGTTCTCGGCAATGAGTTACGGCGCCGTCTCGTTAAACGTTCAACATTCCTTGGCACGGGCAGCTGTCGAGGCGGGTACAATGTGGAATACCGGTGAAGGCGGCTTGCACCAGTCGCTGGTCAAATATGGCAACAACACTATCGTCCAGGTTGCCAGCGGCCGGTTCGGCGTTTATTCCGATTATTTGAAAGCCGCGCGGATCGTCGAGATCAAGATCGGTCAGGGTGCCAAACCGGGTATCGGCGGCCACCTGCCGGGTGAAAAGGTGTCGGCAGAGGTTTCGCTGACACGCATGATCCCTCAGGGTACCGATGCCCTTTCGCCGTGCCCCCATCACGATATCTACTCCATCGAAGATCTGTCGCAGCTCATCTATGCTTTGAAAGAAGCGACGAATTACACTAAACCAATATCCGTCAAAATCGCTGCGGTGCATAATTCAGCAGCTATCGCTTCCGGCATGGTTCGCGCGGGCGCTGATATCATCGTCCTCGACGGCATCCGAGGAGCCACCGGTGCTGCCCCCAAAGCTATTCGCGATAACGTCGGCATCCCTATCGAATTAGCGCTGGCATCGGTTGATTCCCGGCTGAGGGCAGAAGGCATTCGAAACCAGGCTTCTCTGGTCATTTCCGGCGGTATCCGCAATTCCGGCGACGTCGCCAAGGCTATCGCTTTGGGGGCCGACGCGGTGAACATCGGCACCGCCGCCCTAGTCGCCTTGGGCTGCCGGGTTTGCCAACAGTGCTACACCGGCAAGTGCGCCTGGGGCATCTGCACATCAGACCTGAAGCTCACAAAACGCATCAACCCTGAGATCGGGGCCAGGAGACTGGTCAATTTGCTGCGCGGATGGAAGCTAGAGATCGACGATATGCTGGGTGGCATGGGCGTCAATGCCATTGAAAGTCTCAGAGGCAACCGGCTGCACCTCCGTGGCGTTGACCTGAACGAGAAGGAACTTGAGATTCTGGGTGTAAGGATGGCAGGTGAATAA
- the hisF gene encoding imidazole glycerol phosphate synthase subunit HisF → MLTRRIIPCLDVTGGRVVKGQSFLNLRDAGDPVALAKFYYEQGADELAFLDITATVESRKTMASIIAELSKYVFMPLTVGGGIRTIADMREMLLSGADKVAINTAAVARPELITEGAIKFGSQCIVVAIDAKRNGVGKWVVRTHSATQASGLDAVEWAKKAAEMGAGELLVTSIDSDGQKQGYDNDLNRAISESVSIPLIASGGAGTLDHLYDALTVGKVDAVLAASIFHYGTYSISQVKEFLARKGVAIRR, encoded by the coding sequence TTGCTTACCCGGCGGATCATCCCGTGCCTGGATGTTACTGGGGGTCGGGTGGTGAAGGGACAAAGTTTCCTTAACCTCCGCGATGCCGGGGATCCTGTGGCGTTGGCAAAATTCTATTATGAGCAAGGGGCCGACGAGTTGGCTTTCCTGGACATTACCGCCACCGTCGAAAGCCGAAAGACAATGGCTTCCATCATAGCTGAGTTATCAAAGTATGTGTTTATGCCCTTAACCGTTGGCGGCGGCATACGCACCATCGCCGACATGCGGGAGATGCTGTTATCGGGCGCCGACAAGGTGGCGATCAATACTGCCGCTGTTGCTCGGCCGGAGCTTATCACCGAAGGGGCGATTAAGTTCGGCAGCCAGTGCATCGTAGTAGCCATCGACGCAAAGAGAAATGGAGTTGGAAAGTGGGTAGTCCGTACCCACTCGGCTACTCAGGCTTCCGGACTTGATGCTGTTGAATGGGCTAAAAAAGCAGCGGAGATGGGAGCTGGCGAACTCCTGGTAACCAGCATCGACAGCGACGGGCAAAAACAAGGATATGACAACGACCTAAATCGGGCGATATCTGAATCGGTGTCGATCCCGCTCATTGCCTCGGGTGGCGCCGGAACACTCGACCACTTGTACGACGCTCTGACAGTCGGTAAAGTCGATGCCGTGTTGGCCGCCAGCATTTTCCACTACGGCACATACTCGATTTCGCAAGTTAAAGAATTTTTAGCCCGTAAGGGTGTTGCCATCAGGCGCTAA
- a CDS encoding P-II family nitrogen regulator has product MKKIEAIIREERLDAVKKALEEIGLIGMTVTKVSGRGQQKGIPLQWRVGEYRVDFLPKLKIEIICHDDDCNAGVEVIMKAAKTGRIGDGKIFVLPVEAAYCIRTAETDEAVV; this is encoded by the coding sequence ATGAAAAAGATTGAAGCCATCATCCGCGAAGAACGCCTGGATGCGGTCAAGAAAGCCTTGGAGGAGATAGGACTCATTGGAATGACGGTGACAAAAGTCTCTGGGCGGGGCCAGCAGAAAGGAATACCACTGCAGTGGAGGGTCGGCGAATACCGGGTAGACTTCCTCCCCAAACTCAAAATCGAAATCATATGCCACGACGATGACTGCAACGCCGGGGTCGAGGTCATCATGAAAGCGGCCAAAACAGGCAGAATAGGCGACGGTAAAATCTTTGTTCTGCCGGTAGAAGCCGCCTACTGCATAAGGACCGCTGAGACAGACGAGGCGGTTGTTTAA
- a CDS encoding response regulator transcription factor, with protein MFSILILAEENDKTRELKTRLSREGYACTLIPPGEEPEKILAQQNPRLVVLDVGLEGDIPTLDYSNDGKGPTVIAVAFRHRMHELASRDDITDFVLKPFDVDELLTRIRRLAARAKATPPSDIITAGDLIIDTARCEVSLAGAAVELTFREYELLKFLASNRGRVFSREVLLNKVWGYEYFGGDRTVDVHVRRLRSKIEESGQIYVETVRNIGYRFKRNI; from the coding sequence TTGTTTAGCATACTGATACTGGCCGAGGAAAACGACAAGACCCGGGAACTCAAGACCCGCCTTTCGCGGGAAGGTTATGCTTGTACGTTGATACCTCCCGGGGAAGAACCTGAAAAAATCCTCGCACAGCAGAACCCAAGGCTGGTTGTTTTAGATGTGGGACTTGAAGGCGACATACCAACGCTGGACTATTCAAATGACGGCAAGGGTCCAACGGTCATTGCAGTTGCCTTCCGCCACAGGATGCACGAATTGGCCAGCCGGGATGACATCACTGATTTTGTCCTCAAACCGTTTGACGTCGACGAGCTTTTAACCCGCATCCGCCGCTTGGCGGCACGGGCGAAGGCAACCCCTCCCTCAGACATCATCACCGCTGGCGACCTTATTATCGATACTGCCCGCTGCGAGGTTTCCCTGGCTGGCGCGGCGGTGGAACTTACCTTCCGCGAGTATGAATTGCTGAAGTTCCTGGCTTCCAACCGCGGCCGAGTTTTTTCCCGCGAGGTTTTGCTTAACAAGGTCTGGGGCTATGAGTATTTCGGCGGCGACAGGACGGTAGACGTGCATGTCAGGAGGCTTCGATCGAAGATCGAAGAATCCGGACAGATATACGTGGAAACGGTCAGGAACATAGGCTACCGATTCAAGAGAAACATCTAA
- a CDS encoding class II glutamine amidotransferase, with protein sequence MKDLTRISNVYGDGKVIDACCLFGMMDTSGKCFSGRDVTRAIANMHDRGNGLGGGFAVYGLYPQYPDYYAFHIMYDSKEGKTCTEAFLNQHFNVHHSEEVPTQPVAAIKNPPMVWRYFLDADKCQREGKISPDDYVVAKVMDINTGIDDAYVFSSGKNMAAFKGVGYPEEISEYFCLESYNGYLWTAHGRFPTNTKGWWGGAHPFNILDWTVVHNGEISSYGINKRYLEQYGYHCTLQTDTEVLAYAVDLLVRKHNLPIEVVAEIFAPPLWEEIERRPTIERELMTALRQVYASLLMNGPFTVILAHQGEMIGLTDRIRLRPLTVGEKGSMLYLSSEEAAIRLVCPDLEKAWIPMGGEPVIGSLKHPLGAEKVAVTGGVV encoded by the coding sequence ATGAAAGATTTAACCAGAATCAGCAACGTATACGGTGATGGCAAGGTAATAGATGCCTGCTGCCTGTTCGGCATGATGGATACTTCCGGCAAGTGTTTTTCCGGCCGCGATGTCACACGGGCTATCGCCAATATGCACGACCGGGGCAATGGCTTGGGCGGCGGTTTTGCCGTCTATGGCCTATACCCCCAATACCCGGATTACTACGCCTTCCACATCATGTACGATAGCAAAGAAGGAAAAACTTGCACCGAGGCTTTCCTGAATCAGCATTTCAACGTGCACCACTCGGAAGAAGTGCCCACCCAGCCGGTGGCGGCGATCAAGAACCCGCCAATGGTGTGGCGGTATTTCTTGGATGCTGATAAATGCCAGCGCGAAGGGAAAATTTCCCCTGACGACTACGTGGTCGCCAAGGTCATGGACATCAACACTGGAATTGACGACGCTTATGTTTTCTCATCAGGCAAGAATATGGCCGCCTTCAAAGGCGTCGGCTATCCCGAAGAAATCTCTGAATACTTTTGTCTAGAAAGCTACAATGGCTATCTCTGGACGGCCCATGGCCGCTTCCCGACCAATACCAAGGGATGGTGGGGAGGAGCACACCCATTCAACATCCTTGACTGGACGGTAGTTCACAACGGCGAAATCTCATCATACGGCATCAACAAGCGGTATCTGGAGCAGTACGGATACCACTGCACTCTTCAGACCGACACCGAAGTGCTGGCTTATGCCGTTGATCTCCTCGTCCGAAAGCACAACCTGCCCATCGAAGTGGTTGCCGAGATTTTTGCACCTCCGCTATGGGAAGAAATTGAGCGCCGTCCGACTATAGAGCGCGAACTCATGACGGCATTGCGACAAGTATATGCCAGCCTCCTTATGAATGGACCTTTCACCGTAATCCTCGCACACCAGGGAGAAATGATCGGTCTGACCGATCGAATCCGGCTCAGGCCGCTGACCGTGGGCGAGAAAGGCAGCATGCTATACCTTTCATCCGAAGAGGCTGCCATTCGGCTGGTCTGCCCCGACCTGGAAAAAGCCTGGATACCGATGGGCGGCGAACCGGTGATCGGATCTCTGAAGCATCCGCTTGGGGCAGAAAAAGTTGCCGTCACCGGAGGAGTAGTCTAA
- a CDS encoding NAD(P)/FAD-dependent oxidoreductase, producing the protein MKTKYLIIGNSAGGIGAAEAIREIDKIGIITIIGEEPFEAYSRPLISKYVAGEYTPDAMRIRSEKFYENNNIDVVMGHKAYKMDTAAKTVTLDDGTEIEYQKLLIATGGKPIIPKMEGMGKAGIFNFINLSDAKKVEEYLANARRAVVIGGGLIGISATEALVKRGIKCTVVEMKGYPLNTILDEQAGRIAEMAIKKYGVNMMTGRTVARILGEDKVTGVVYDDGHEMVCDMVVVAVGVFPRTELAQSAGITVNRGIVVDNHMMTSVPDIYACGDASEAYDYVYGSGRLSPVWPNAYIGGRVAGYNLAGSPTRYRGGTAMNSLNYFGLEMATAGMASPPSPEGYEVLKSEGPGSYRKLVINSEDKLVGMIFLGDIDKAGVYFGLMRDRIPVTAFKKKLLSDDFGLAQLPKEVIEERLTGATAGRVKIGEA; encoded by the coding sequence ATGAAAACGAAGTACCTGATTATCGGTAATTCAGCTGGGGGCATCGGTGCTGCGGAAGCCATCCGAGAAATTGATAAAATTGGGATCATTACTATCATCGGAGAAGAGCCTTTCGAGGCTTATTCCAGGCCTCTTATTTCCAAGTATGTCGCCGGAGAATATACCCCGGACGCAATGCGCATTCGGTCCGAGAAATTCTACGAAAACAATAATATTGATGTCGTAATGGGCCACAAAGCTTATAAGATGGACACGGCGGCTAAGACGGTCACCCTGGACGACGGCACCGAAATTGAATACCAGAAACTGCTGATCGCCACCGGCGGCAAGCCGATCATTCCTAAAATGGAAGGTATGGGCAAAGCCGGCATTTTCAATTTTATCAACCTATCCGACGCCAAAAAAGTAGAGGAATATCTGGCAAACGCACGCCGGGCGGTGGTTATCGGCGGTGGACTGATAGGCATTTCAGCGACCGAAGCCTTGGTTAAACGGGGCATAAAGTGCACCGTTGTCGAAATGAAGGGATACCCATTAAACACCATTCTAGATGAGCAGGCAGGCCGCATCGCCGAAATGGCGATCAAAAAGTACGGCGTTAACATGATGACCGGCCGCACCGTAGCCAGGATCCTCGGCGAAGATAAGGTCACCGGAGTGGTTTACGACGATGGTCATGAAATGGTTTGTGACATGGTGGTTGTGGCCGTTGGTGTTTTCCCGCGGACCGAACTCGCGCAATCAGCTGGCATTACCGTCAACCGCGGCATCGTTGTCGACAACCACATGATGACCAGTGTGCCGGACATCTATGCCTGCGGAGATGCTTCCGAAGCTTACGATTATGTTTATGGTTCCGGGCGGTTGTCCCCCGTTTGGCCAAACGCCTACATTGGCGGCAGGGTGGCAGGTTACAATTTGGCCGGTTCGCCCACCCGATATCGCGGCGGCACGGCGATGAACTCGCTCAACTACTTTGGACTGGAGATGGCAACTGCCGGCATGGCCTCTCCGCCTTCCCCAGAGGGTTATGAAGTCCTGAAAAGCGAAGGACCAGGCAGCTACCGAAAGTTGGTGATCAATTCCGAAGACAAACTCGTGGGCATGATCTTTTTGGGCGATATCGATAAGGCCGGAGTGTATTTTGGCTTGATGCGTGACCGGATTCCAGTTACTGCGTTTAAGAAAAAATTACTATCAGATGATTTCGGATTAGCTCAACTGCCGAAGGAAGTTATTGAAGAGCGCCTGACAGGAGCGACCGCAGGCCGGGTCAAGATCGGTGAAGCATAA
- a CDS encoding ammonium transporter has translation MVNAGDTAWILISTAMVMLMTPGVALFYGGMVRKKSVISTLMMNFAMLGVVGLLWVFYAYSLSFGPDSGGIIGSLKYIFLNNVGGEPSSTYATTVPHLAFMMFQGMFAIITVALITGAVVERIKFSALMIFAVAWLTLIFAPVAHWVWGAGGWMAKLGVLDFAGGIVVHVNAGLSALALVIVLGARRGFRHEPMEPSSIPLVMLGAGLLWFGWFGFNAGSALGSNSLAASALVATNSAGAAAATTWMLLAWNQRRPTLLGIATGAVAGLAAVTPGAGFIPPIYGVMVGIVAAVVCYYAMIAKIKMGVDDSLDVMAVHGVGGILGVLAVGLFASAAVNPAGANGLIFGGGLTLLGKQALGVLSVGAFAFGGTWVIAKVIDAIFGLRVKEMEEAVGLDLSQHGERAFGGIR, from the coding sequence ATGGTCAACGCCGGCGACACGGCCTGGATATTGATCTCAACTGCCATGGTGATGCTGATGACGCCCGGGGTGGCTCTCTTCTATGGCGGGATGGTCAGAAAGAAAAGTGTAATTTCGACCCTGATGATGAACTTCGCCATGCTCGGAGTCGTGGGCTTGCTGTGGGTATTCTATGCCTACTCCCTCTCTTTCGGGCCTGACTCGGGCGGTATTATCGGAAGCCTAAAATACATATTCCTGAACAATGTCGGTGGGGAACCTTCCTCGACCTACGCGACGACGGTTCCACACCTGGCGTTTATGATGTTCCAGGGAATGTTCGCCATAATCACCGTGGCTCTTATCACCGGAGCCGTAGTTGAACGCATTAAATTTTCCGCCCTCATGATTTTCGCCGTCGCCTGGTTGACTTTAATCTTCGCCCCGGTAGCCCACTGGGTGTGGGGTGCGGGTGGATGGATGGCTAAACTCGGGGTGCTGGATTTTGCCGGAGGCATCGTGGTTCACGTTAACGCCGGGCTTTCGGCGCTGGCTCTGGTAATCGTTTTGGGCGCCCGACGAGGTTTCCGGCATGAGCCGATGGAGCCTTCTTCCATACCGCTGGTGATGCTCGGGGCCGGCTTGCTCTGGTTCGGCTGGTTCGGTTTCAACGCCGGCTCGGCGCTCGGTTCCAACTCCTTGGCAGCCTCCGCGTTGGTGGCAACCAATTCGGCGGGAGCAGCGGCGGCCACCACCTGGATGCTGCTGGCCTGGAACCAGCGGCGCCCTACATTGCTGGGAATTGCCACCGGGGCGGTGGCCGGACTGGCTGCGGTGACACCGGGAGCGGGTTTCATACCGCCCATCTATGGAGTTATGGTTGGCATAGTCGCCGCTGTGGTTTGTTACTATGCTATGATCGCAAAGATAAAGATGGGGGTGGATGATTCCCTTGACGTCATGGCGGTTCATGGAGTGGGGGGCATACTAGGAGTACTGGCGGTGGGACTGTTCGCCTCAGCAGCCGTGAATCCGGCCGGGGCTAACGGATTGATCTTCGGCGGGGGTTTGACTCTGCTGGGTAAACAGGCTCTAGGAGTGTTGAGCGTAGGCGCTTTTGCCTTCGGGGGTACCTGGGTAATTGCCAAAGTTATCGACGCCATATTCGGCTTGAGGGTAAAGGAAATGGAAGAGGCGGTCGGTTTGGACCTGTCACAGCACGGGGAACGCGCTTTCGGAGGCATAAGGTAA
- the hisH gene encoding imidazole glycerol phosphate synthase subunit HisH codes for MIAIIDYGAGNLRSVANAIALLGYDGRITSSPEEVVKADAVFLPGVGAAADTVSSLQAQGLDKALREIIARNTPLFAVCVGLQVLFEETEEGGGCQCLGLLPGKVRKLPAGIKVPHIGWNNVKNAKSHALFSGIEDNSFFYFVHSYYVEPDLRTEVIGTTEYGINFASAIARGNLVATQFHPEKSGAVGLKMYDNFLKSAIRGTDENEVPDYR; via the coding sequence ATGATCGCCATTATCGATTATGGAGCCGGGAACCTGCGCTCGGTAGCAAATGCGATCGCGCTGCTGGGTTACGATGGCCGTATCACCAGTTCTCCCGAAGAAGTCGTCAAAGCTGACGCAGTATTTTTGCCAGGCGTCGGCGCCGCTGCTGATACCGTTAGCTCGCTTCAAGCCCAGGGGCTGGACAAGGCGCTGCGAGAAATTATCGCAAGGAATACGCCGTTATTTGCTGTATGCGTCGGGCTTCAGGTGCTCTTTGAGGAGACTGAGGAAGGCGGCGGCTGCCAGTGTCTCGGGCTACTACCCGGCAAGGTGCGTAAACTCCCCGCCGGTATCAAGGTCCCTCATATCGGATGGAACAACGTCAAAAACGCAAAATCTCATGCTTTATTCAGCGGCATCGAGGATAACTCGTTTTTCTACTTCGTCCACAGCTACTACGTCGAACCGGACCTGCGGACGGAAGTTATCGGAACAACCGAGTATGGAATCAACTTCGCCAGCGCCATCGCCCGGGGAAACTTGGTAGCCACCCAGTTCCATCCCGAGAAGAGCGGTGCGGTGGGGCTCAAGATGTACGACAATTTTTTGAAATCAGCTATAAGGGGAACTGATGAAAACGAAGTACCTGATTATCGGTAA
- a CDS encoding P-II family nitrogen regulator — translation MKKIEAVIREERLDAVKKALEEHGIHGMTVTEVSGRGQQKGISLQWRVGEYRVDFLPKLKIEIVCHDEDCDIVIDAIMKAAKTGRIGDGKIFVSPVEAAYRIRTGETGESVI, via the coding sequence ATGAAAAAGATCGAAGCGGTTATCCGCGAAGAACGGCTGGACGCTGTCAAAAAAGCCCTTGAGGAACATGGTATTCACGGCATGACAGTTACGGAAGTATCCGGCCGCGGTCAACAAAAAGGCATTTCGCTGCAGTGGAGGGTCGGAGAATACCGCGTCGATTTCCTTCCCAAGCTTAAAATAGAGATTGTCTGCCATGACGAGGATTGCGATATTGTCATCGATGCCATTATGAAGGCGGCGAAGACGGGAAGGATCGGCGACGGAAAAATATTCGTCAGCCCCGTCGAGGCCGCATACCGGATACGCACGGGGGAAACCGGCGAAAGCGTTATCTAA